Genomic DNA from Candidatus Bathyarchaeia archaeon:
TAGAGAGCCAAGTGTTATAGCCAATGGCAATTCCGTTAAGCGGGCCAACCTGCGAGCTATCGGAGCTAATATCACGAAGCCCACATCGAAGAATACCGGAGTTGAAACAACAAGCCCAGTCGCGGTTAGGGCTTCGGGAACGCGGCGCTTGGAAACGACCCGCAAGAAACCATTAACGATGCTGGTCACACCGCCGCAATCGGCCAGCAATTGACCGATTAAAACTCCAAAGCCTATCACGAGGCCTATTCCCCTCATCGTCCCGCCGAAGCCATCGCCTATAGTCTTCACTATGGTTGAAAGGTCCATGCCCGCGGCCAGTCCATAGTAGAGCGTTGATACGAAAAGAGCGAGGAACGCGCTTTGTTTCAAGCGAATTATTATGAACAGAGCCAAGACTATTGCTATTATAAGGTGCAAGATGAGTATGCTTTCCATTTTCTCTCATTATTGTAGTATGTATGACTTTTCTTTTTAAAGCTTTTTCTTTATTGATTATTCATAAATGAACTAAAAAGATTCTAGCTTGAGAGGATCCCAGCGAAACTTTTCCAGTCCCTTTTCATTAATCTCGATACCAATGCCGGGACTTGAGGGAATCTCGAAGTATCCGTTCTTAATGGTTATCGGTTTCTCAAATATCTCTTCTTTTGCCGGACATTTGGATACGTCATAGGGGGCTATAACTCCGCCCGGGACCGAGGCCATTAAATGAAGAGCTCCCGCCAAAGCGATGTCCGTACCATAGGCATGGGGAGAATACTCAATGCCATGAGCCGTAGCGAAATTGCATATCTGCTGAGCTCCCGTAATTCCTCCACATCTACTTACATCTGGCATTATGAACCTTATAGCCCTCGAATGAATGAGACGTGCCGCGTCGAGAATATCAAACGCATTCTCCCCAGCCGCTAATGGTATTCCAATGCGTTCAGAGATCCACTTTAAGCTCTCAAGGTCATCGCATCTTGTGGGCTCTTCGAGCCAGTAAAGCGAATATTCTTCTAATGCCTTAGCCATTTTAAGGGCCTGATGCCTTCCCCAAGCCATATTGGCATCGACCATTAGATCCACATCATACCCTATCACTCTTCGCGTTTCCCTAACCAATTCCAGATCGGACCTCTCATCGAATCCTACTCGCACCTTGACCGCCGTGAAGCCCTCACTCGCGCAATCCCCAGCATGGCTGGCTTGGTCAGATGGATCGAGGCCAACGGCATATGCACGAATCGGCTTCGCATAGCCCCCCAACATCTGATATAGCGGTAAGCCGGAGGCTTTTCCAAGGATGTCCCAAAGGGCTATATCTACACCGCTTATAGCTTGATATATTGCGCCCTTGGCCCCCCATTGTAGACCTTGGTTTAATAGAGCGGAGATCATCTTCCGCCACAGCCGCTTTACCTCAAGCGGATTCTCGCCAATGAGGAGGGGTTTTATCCCATAAATTATGGTGAACAGGCGCTCTTGAATTGACCAATATGGAAAGTTCACGGAGGTTTCTCCCCATCCTTCGAGGC
This window encodes:
- a CDS encoding mandelate racemase/muconate lactonizing enzyme family protein translates to MKITNVELIPIRSKLEKPLRFSFGIIEHRNFALIRISTDEGLEGWGETSVNFPYWSIQERLFTIIYGIKPLLIGENPLEVKRLWRKMISALLNQGLQWGAKGAIYQAISGVDIALWDILGKASGLPLYQMLGGYAKPIRAYAVGLDPSDQASHAGDCASEGFTAVKVRVGFDERSDLELVRETRRVIGYDVDLMVDANMAWGRHQALKMAKALEEYSLYWLEEPTRCDDLESLKWISERIGIPLAAGENAFDILDAARLIHSRAIRFIMPDVSRCGGITGAQQICNFATAHGIEYSPHAYGTDIALAGALHLMASVPGGVIAPYDVSKCPAKEEIFEKPITIKNGYFEIPSSPGIGIEINEKGLEKFRWDPLKLESF